One genomic region from Tachysurus vachellii isolate PV-2020 chromosome 22, HZAU_Pvac_v1, whole genome shotgun sequence encodes:
- the znf362a gene encoding zinc finger protein 362a, whose product MAEPRFNNPYFWPPPPAMPSQLDNLVLINKIKEQLMAEKIRPPHLPPTSVQSQQPLLVPPTPVEGGTHSMAVSKLQQMPGLPPHSPTQPDVALHARPASSSVAGRILGDVNLNLDDKAALKARGLWEDWHLRQIIDQPSRANHLSGIALSSRNQNTTEAMTPTSSSSSHVRHGSAPSANLLSGLAGTVGAEPMKNSGGLAGLLGPPPKSGGRGRKKIKAENSSGHLLVVPYPILASGADQSSVTIAAKEGKSYRCKVCPLTFYSKSDMQIHSKSHTEAKPHKCPHCTKSFANASYLAQHLRIHLGVKPYHCSYCEKSFRQLSHLQQHTRIHTGDRPYKCIQPGCDKAFTQLSNLQSHQRSHNKDKPYKCSNCYRAYSDSASLQIHLAAHAIKNAKAYCCSMCGRAYTSETYLMKHMSKHTVVEHLVTQHSPPRNESPSIPIRISLI is encoded by the exons ATGGCCGAGCCACGGTTTAATAACCCGTACTTCTGGCCTCCGCCTCCTGCGATGCCTAGCCAG CTGGACAACCTCGTTCTAATTAACAAGATCAAGGAGCAGCTGATGGCTGAGAAAATCAGACCTCCACACCTGCCCCCTACTTCAGTCCAATCCCAGCAGCCCTTGCTGGTTCCTCCGACGCCTGTAGAAGGTGGGACTCACAGCATGGCCGTATCCAAGCTTCAGCAGATGCCCGGCCTTCCTCCTCATAGCCCAACACAGCCTGATGTGGCCCTGCACGCCCGACCCGCGTCCAGCTCCGTAGCAG GACGCATTCTCGGTGACGTGAACTTGAACCTGGATGATAAGGCAGCCTTAAAAGCGAGAGGACTTTGGGAAGACTGGCATTTACGACAGATTATAGACCAACCTTCAAGAGCGAACCATCTGTCAG GTATAGCACTGTCATCTCGCAACCAGAACACGACTGAGGCTATGACACCCACATCCTCTAGCAGCAGCCACGTACGCCATGGATCAGCACCTTCTGCAAACCTCCTCTCAGGGTTGGCCGGCACTGTCGGAGCAGAGCCAATGAAAAACAGTGGGGGGCTCGCGGGACTGCTGGGACCGCCCCCGAAAAGCGGAGGACGAGGACGCAAGAAGATCAAAGCAGAAAATTCGTCGGGTCATCTCCTGGTCGTACCCTACCCCATCCTGGCGTCAGGAGCTGACCAGTCGTCTGTAACAATCGCAGCCAAAGAGGGCAAATcatacag GTGTAAAGTGTGTCCGCTGACTTTTTACTCCAAGTCAGACATGCAGATTCACTCCAAATCCCACACGGAGGCCAAGCCGCACAAATGTCCTCACTGCACCAAGTCGTTCGCCAACGCCTCCTACCTGGCGCAGCATTTACGCATCCATCTGGGGGTGAAGCCTTATCACTGCTCATACTGCGAGAAATCCTTCCGCCAACTGTCACATCTACAGCAACACACCAG AATCCACACGGGCGATCGGCCGTATAAATGTATCCAGCCGGGCTGCGATAAAGCTTTCACACAACTCTCCAATCTGCAG TCTCACCAGAGGTCACACAATAAAGACAAGCCTTACAAATGCTCTAACTGCTACCGCGCCTACTCCGACTCGGCCTCTCTGCAGATCCATTTAGCCGCTCATGCTATCAAGAACGCCAAGGCCTACTGCTGTAGCATGTGCGGTCGCGCCTACACCTCC GAGACGTATCTAATGAAGCACATGTCTAAACACACAGTAGTGGAGCACCTGGTGACGCAGCACTCGCCGCCACGGAACGAGTCTCCCAGCATCCCCATCCGCATCTCCCTCATCTGA